A single window of Nicotiana tomentosiformis chromosome 1, ASM39032v3, whole genome shotgun sequence DNA harbors:
- the LOC104093899 gene encoding DNA mismatch repair protein MSH6, whose product MASSRRSSNGRSPLVNQQSQITSFFSKATSPSPSPLVPKKVPIKSNPNPNTKPKLKSSPSTSPCASPTTPLPLQVKRKITAPISAIVDLKSSYGQEIVGKRVKVYWPLDKTWYEGCVKSFDSASGEHLVKYDDDDEEMIDLAEEKIEWVVEAPTKKLRRLRKSLVVEEAEEEEEKLEDLESVEDDSEDEDWGKNADKQVSEDEDVDEDMDLEVEEDAAAGSRSRKASADKVVVSRKRKSGEGVKLSSSSSKKSKTVADKRSANSKVDNAVNGVNGKELVKTNEDCVRPINNDNVLLCGAVDRFGQREAEKFPFLGKNRKDANRRSLGDANYDPKTLYLPPNFLKGLTGGQRQWWEFKSNHMDKVLFFKMGKFYELYEMDAHIGTKELHLQYMKGEQPHCGFPEKNFSMNVEKLARKGYRVLVVEQTETPEQLETRRREKGSKDKVVRREICAVVTKGTLTEGEMLAANPDASYMMAVTESSQTAVLQGKRTYGVCMVDITTSKVIIGQFEDDSDCSALCCLLSELRPVEIIKPAKLLSLETERVLLRHTRNPLVNELVPVSEFWDAERTICEVKAIYRNMSSPQLSSSPNEMESHESTTSEEYGERNLLPDVLCELVNLGGNGSYALSALGGALYYLKQAFLDESLLKFATFELLPLSGFCDSTQKPNMVLDAAALENLEIFENSRNGDSSGTLYAQINHCITAFGKRMLRSWLARPLYHPESIRERQDAVAGLKGLNLPFVLEFRKELSRLPDMERLLARLFGSSEANGRNANKVILYEDAAKKQLQEFVSALRGCESMVHACSSLGVILENTDSKLLCHLLTPGKGLPDVDSILKHFKDAFDWVEANNSGRIIPHEGVDEEYDAACKQVQEIELKLSKHLKEQRKLLGDSSIDYVTVGKDAYLLEVPECLCRSIPKEYELQSSKKGYFRYWNPVLKKLIGELSQADSEKESKLKSILQRLIGRFCEHHNKWRELVSITAELDVLISLSIASDYYEGPTCRPNIKSVPSEDDVPVLHAENLGHPVLKSDSLDKGTFVSNNVSLGGPPNASFILLTGPNMGGKSTLLRQVCMAVILAQIGADVPASSFDLSPVDRIFVRMGAKDHIMAGQSTFLTELLETASMLSLASRNSLVALDELGRGTSTSDGQAIAESVLEHFVHKVQCRGMFSTHYHRLSIDYQKDSRVSLCHMACQVGKGSGGLAEVTFLYRLTPGACPKSYGVNVARLAGLPDGVLQRAAAKSEEFEINGHNKQFEENSYGNLTRKAAALVQNLMNFVITEKCEDNEGVVLSELNGLQRRARILLEQN is encoded by the exons ATGGCTTCTTCTCGCCGCTCCAGCAATGGCAGATCTCCGCTAGTCAATCAACAGAGCCAAATCACTTCTTTCTTCTCTAAAGCGACTTCTCCTTCCCCATCACCTCTTGTCCCTAAAAAAGTtccaatcaaatctaaccctaACCCTAATACAAAACCTAAACTTAAATCTAGTCCTAGTACCAGTCCTTGTGCCAGTCCTACGACACCTTTGCCTCTACAGGTGAAACGGAAGATAACTGCACCTATTTCTGCCATCGTTGACCTTAAGTCATCGTACGGGCAAGAGATAGTGGGCAAAAGAGTTAAGGTTTACTGGCCATTGGATAAAACTTGGTACGAAGGCTGTGTAAAGTCTTTCGACAGTGCTTCTGGCGAGCATTTGGTTAAGtatgatgatgacgatgaggaAATGATCGATTTAGCTGAAGAAAAGATCGAATGGGTAGTCGAGGCACCCACAAAAAAGTTGAGACGGTTGCGGAAGTCTTTGGTGGTGGAAGAAGCTGAGGAGGAGGAAGAGAAATTGGAGGATTTGGAGAGCGTTGAGGATGATTCTGAGGATGAAGATTGGGGAAAAAATGCGGATAAACAAGTGTCTGAAGACGAGGATGTTGATGAGGATATGGACTTGGAGGTTGAGGAAGATGCTGCTGCTGGATCGAGAAGCAGGAAAGCGAGTGCGGATAAGGTGGTGGTGTCGAGGAAGCGGAAGAGTGGTGAAGGGGTGAAGttaagttcgagttcgagcaagaagaGTAAGACTGTTGCAGATAAGAGGAGTGCTAATAGCAAGGTGGACAATGCAGTGAATGGAGTAAATGGGAAAGAGCTTGTTAAAACCAATGAGGATT GTGTCAGGCCAATCAACAATGATAATGTACTGCTGTGTGGTGCAGTAGATAGATTTGGACAACGTGAAGCAGAGAAATTTCCTTTCCTTGGGAA AAATAGGAAGGACGCTAATAGGAGATCCCTTGGAGATGCCAATTATGATCCAAAGACTCTTTACCTACCTCCTAATTTTTTGAAAGGTTTAACTGGTGGTCAG AGACAATGGTGGGAGTTCAAGTCGAATCACATGGATAAAGTTCTGTTTTTTAAG ATGGGAAAGTTCTATGAGCTTTATGAGATGGATGCACATATTGGAACCAAGGAACTTCATTTGCAGTACATGAAG GGAGAACAACCCCATTGTGGATTTCCAGAAAAGAACTTCTCAATGAATGTAGAGAAGTTGGCGCGAAAG GGTTATAGGGTTCTTGTGGTTGAGCAAACAGAGACACCTGAACAGCTTGAGACTCGTCGAAGAGAGAAGGGATCTAAAGATAAG GTTGTCAGACGTGAAATATGTGCAGTGGTCACTAAAGGAACATTAACTGAGGGAGAAATGCTCGCGGCAAACCCTGATGCTTCATATATGATGGCAGTGACTGAAAGCTCTCAAACCGCTGTATTGCAAGGGAAGCGTACTTATGGTGTCTGTATGGTGGATATCACCACAAGCAAGGTTATTATTGGACAG TTTGAGGATGATTCAGATTGTAGTGCCTTGTGTTGTCTGCTTTCTGAGTTAAGACCGGTGGAAATAATAAAGCCAGCTAAATTGCTTAGTCTTGAGACTGAGAGAGTACTGCTGCGGCATACACGAAATCCTCTGGTAAATGAGTTGGTTCCTGTCTCTGAATTTTGGGATGCTGAGAGAACCATTTGTGAGGTGAAGGCAATCTATAGGAACATGAGCAGTCCACAGCTGTCATCATCTCCAAATGAAATGGAATCACATGAAAGCACTACCTCAGAGGAATATGGTGAAAGGAACCTTCTACCAGATGTTTTATGTGAGCTTGTAAATCTTGGTGGGAATGGGAGTTATGCACTCTCAGCACTTGGAGGAGCTCTATACTACTTGAAGCAAGCTTTTCTGGACGAATCCCTGCTCAAATTTGCAACATTTGAACTGCTTCCCCTTTCTGGTTTTTGTGACAGTACTCAAAAACCTAATATGGTTCTTGATGCAGCTGCGCTTGAGAATCTTGAGATATTTGAGAACAGTCGAAATGGAGATTCTTCAGG GACATTATACGCTCAAATCAACCATTGTATCACAGCATTTGGGAAAAGGATGCTCAGATCATGGCTTGCAAGACCCTTATATCATCCAGAGTCCATAAGAGAACGTCAGGATGCTGTAGCCGGATTAAAG GGGCTCAATCTACCTTTTGTTCTTGAGTTTAGAAAAGAGTTGTCAAGGCTTCCTGATATGGAACGGTTGCTTGCACGCCTCTTTGGTAGCAG TGAAGCAAATGGAAGAAATGCAAATAAAGTGATTTTATACGAGGATGCAGCAAAGAAACAACTGCAAGAGTTTGTGTCTGCTTTACGTGGATGTGAATCAATGGTGCATGCATGCTCTTCACTTGGGGTGATCTTGGAAAACACAGACTCAAAGCTACTATGTCATCTATTAACACCAG GTAAAGGTCTTCCAGATGTAGATTCAATTCTCAAGCATTTCAAGGATGCTTTTGATTGGGTAGAAGCAAATAACTCGGGCCGAATTATACCTCATGAGGGGGTTGATGAGGAGTATGATGCTGCATGTAAACAAGTGCAGGAGATTGAACTTAAATTATCCAAGCACTTGAAGGAACAGAGGAAACTGCTTGGAGACTCATCA ATAGATTACGTGACTGTAGGAAAAGATGCATACCTTTTGGAAGTACCAGAATGTTTGTGCAGGAGCATTCCGAAGGAGTATGAATTACAGTCATCGAAAAAG GGTTATTTCAGGTACTGGAATCCAGTCTTAAAGAAACTAATCGGAGAGCTCTCACAAGCTGATTCAGAGAAGGAATCTAAGCTAAAAAGCATTTTGCAGAGGTTGATAGGACGGTTCTGTGAACATCATAATAAGTGGAGAGAATTAGTTAGTATCACTGCAG AATTGGATGTTTTAATCAGTTTATCAATTGCGAGTGATTACTATGAGGGACCAACATGTCGTCCAAACATCAAGTCAGTGCCAAGTGAAGATGATGTGCCAGTTCTTCATGCTGAAAATTTAGGACATCCTGTTCTTAAAAGTGATTCTCTAGATAAGGGAACCTTTGTTTCCAACAATGTTTCCCTTGGCGGTCCTCCAAATGCAAGCTTTATCCTTCTTACTGGTCCTAACATGGGAGGGAAATCCACTCTTTTGCGCCAAGTTTGCATGGCTGTAATTTTGGCCCAG ATAGGAGCTGATGTACCAGCATCATCCTTTGACTTATCACCCGTTGATCGTATATTTGTAAGAATGGGGGCCAAAGATCATATTATGGCAGGCCAGAGTACATTCTTGACAGAACTCTTGGAAACTGCTTCAATGCTG TCTTTGGCGAGCCGTAATTCACTCGTCGCACTCGATGAACTTGGTCGCGGTACATCAACTTCCGATGGACAAGCAATAGC TGAATCAGTTCTCGAACACTTTGTCCACAAGGTGCAATGCCGAGGAATGTTTTCTACCCACTATCATCGATTATCTATTGACTATCAGAAAGATTCCAGA GTGTCACTGTGCCATATGGCATGCCAAGTTGGGAAAGGGTCCGGAGGTCTTGCGGAAGTTACTTTCCTATACAGGTTGACACCAGGTGCATGTCCTAAAAGTTATGGTGTCAATGTGGCACGGCTGGCTG GACTTCCTGATGGTGTGCTTCAGAGAGCTGCTGCTAAATCTGAAGAGTTTGAAATTAATGGCCACAATAAGCAATTTGAAGAGAACTCGTATGGGAATTTGACAAGAAAGGCAGCAGCACTTGTGCAGAATTTGATGAATTTCGTTATTACTGAGAAATGTGAAGACAATGAAGGTGTGGTTCTTTCTGAGTTGAATGGATTGCAAAGGAGAGCAAGAATACTCCTTGaacaaaattga
- the LOC104093900 gene encoding uncharacterized protein, whose product MKSKNQMGEVIIYVDDYKFISASTYLCRICHEEEFESCKNLEAPCACSGTVKFAHRDCIQRWCNEKGNIICEICLQKFEPGYTAPPPKKVHSVDNTAGTIRGSAEADIENGRERVVVLESDSEEERQMLARSQYSECSQAADRSASCCRTVALIFTILLMMRHLLEVLNGGPRNYPFTLPTLLIIKSTGILLPMYIIVLLITRIQIIIRQQYLDTEDRLSNSD is encoded by the exons ATGAAAAGCAAAAACCAGATGGGAGAAGTGATAATATATGTAGATGATTATAAATTCATCTCTGCTTCAACATATTTATGTAGAATTTGCCACGAAGAAGAATTTGAAAGCTGTAAAAATTTGGAAGCTCCTTGTGCATGTTCTGGAACTGTCAAG TTTGCGCACAGGGATTGTATTCAAAGATGGTGCAATGAAAAGGGAAATATAATCTGCGAAATTTGTTTACAG AAATTTGAACCTGGATACACGGCTCCACCTCCTAAGAAAGTCCACTCAGTTGATAATACAGCTGGGACAATTAG AGGAAGTGCAGAAGCAGATATAGAAAATGGAAGGGAAAGAGTGGTTGTTTTGGAGTCAGATTCAGAAGAAGAAAGACAAATGCTGGCGAGGAGTCAATATTCTGAATGCTCACAAGCAGCAGATAGAAGTGCCTCTTGTTGTCGAACTGTTGCTCTCATT TTCACAATTCTGCTTATGATGAGACATTTGTTAGAGGTGCTCAATGGAGGACCAAGAAACTATCCCTTTACACTTCCTACA CTGCTTATTATAAAATCCACTGGAATACTCTTGCCTATGTACATTATAGTCCTGTTGATCACAAGAATTCAGATTATCATTAGACAGCAGTATCTG GATACAGAAGACAGGTTATCCAACTCTGACTAA